A genomic region of Metopolophium dirhodum isolate CAU chromosome 1, ASM1992520v1, whole genome shotgun sequence contains the following coding sequences:
- the LOC132936454 gene encoding uncharacterized protein LOC132936454: MEIQDIQWFNYANEVHYRKVLLVYLATLLHKKNKKHRSKPRWHIKPFLKERRVHGHWHCLTSGLQLTNSELYQNFIRMSASTFEELVCVVGPKIKRFPSRPDILSVGEVLTATLRYLASGESMMSIMYSFRIGKATVSKLILQCCEVLWDTLNKKVLVVPVTNKWAKIAAEFENKWQVPNCVGSIDGKHIIHQAFANSGSENYNYKGSHSIILLAMCDASYNFTIVDIGAAGRCSDGGVFSNSEMGKGFFQNNLNFPTAKDIDSASGPISYYALGDEAFPLLTNRMRPYPGRGKRKLPFNESIFNYRLSRGRRTIENTFGIMASKWRIFRKPIIAGQNTVEAITKAAVVLHNFIKMSENNAGVRYCSGPLDIELDQNNQWRTEEMGALRPVHQLGTNTYSANAKLTRNKLKDYFSSEGAVAFQYERL, translated from the exons ATGGAAATACAAGATATACAATGGTTTAATTATGCTAACGAGGTTCATTATAGAAAAGTGTTACTTGTATATTTAGCCACTTTATTACACAAAAAGAACAAAAAAcacag ATCAAAACCCAGATGGCatattaaaccatttttaaaagaAAGGAGAGTACATGGGCATTGGCATTGTTTGACAAGTGGACTGCAATTAACAAATTCAGAACTGTACCAAAACTTTATAAGAATGTCTGCTAGTACATTTGAAGAACTGGTGTGCGTAGTCGGACCCAAAATAAAGAGATTTCCAAGTCGGCCTGATATATTATCGGTTGGAGAAGTCCTAACTGCAACTTTGCg gtatctTGCCTCTGGCGAATCAATGATGTCGATTATGTACTCTTTTCGTATAGGGAAGGCTACTGTATCTAAATTAATCTTACAATGTTGTGAAGTTTTATGGGatactttaaataaaaag GTATTAGTTGTACCAGTTACTAATAAATGGGCAAAAATAGCTGCTGAGTTTGAAAACAAATGGCAAGTACCAAATTGTGTAGGCAGTATTGATGGTAAACATATAATACACcag GCATTTGCAAATAGTGGATCtgaaaactataactataaaggATCACATAGTATAATACTGTTGGCAATGTGTGATGCCAGTTATAACTTTACAATAGTAGACATTGGTGCAGCTGGAAGATGTAGTGATGGCGGAGTTTTCTCCAACTCTGAAATGGGCAAgggtttttttcaaaataatttaaatttcccaACTGCTAAAGATATAGATAGTGCCAGTGGTCCTATTTCATACTACGCACTTGGCGATGAAGCGTTTCCACTACTAACTAATCGTATGCGCCCTTACCCAGGAAGAGGTAAAAGAAAATTGCCATTTAACGAATcaatatttaactatag aCTTTCCAGAGGCAGACgtacaattgaaaatacttttggaATAATGGCCTCAAAATGGCGCatttttagaaaaccaattATAGCCGGGCAAAATACTGTAGAAGCAATTACAAAAGCTGCCGTTGtactacataattttattaaaatgtcagaAAACAATgctg GTGTACGGTATTGTAGTGGCCCTTTGGACATTGAACTTGATCAAAACAATCAATGGAGAACAGAAGAAATGGGAGCTTTAAGACCAGTACACCAGTTAGGAACCAATACCTATTCAGCAAATGCTAAGCTAACACGAAATAAACTTAAGGATTATTTTTCAAGCGAAGGTGCAGTTGCATTCCAATATGAAAGATTgtaa
- the LOC132932953 gene encoding transcription factor Adf-1-like, with protein sequence MSSNIMKTGFSTEEDKTLAELVGFHPCLFDLANPSYKNQIIKENVWKQISNELNRPVDDCKKRWKNIKDTYNKKRRGRKLGTGSATREKPSKWILEDVLTFLDTAVYERQSLTNVTNDEDEEECLNSLDNSVSQIEPENENIQLPSTLESTTEVQKSKIETTGTKRQKKTEAFIEILNQRSEERSRLLQELTNPEEAEDPIDVFFKSIALTVKQFSPQLKIKAKMEVLKIINELELLNLKPSNQTSSPSNYEFAENVSSRFQELHPINYSATSHSELNGNSSASNWSEHFQNF encoded by the exons atgtcttcGAACATCATGAAAACGGGATTTAGTACTGAAGAAGATAAAACCTTGGCTGAACTCGTTGGGTTTCATCCATGTTTATTTGACTTGGCAAACCCTTcatacaaaaatcaaataataaaagaaaatgtatggaaacaaatttcaaacgaaTTGAACAGAccag TTGATGATTGTAAAAAGCGgtggaaaaatattaaggatacatataataaaaaaaggagAGGCAGAAAATTGGGTACTGGGTCAGCTACGAGAGAAAAACCTTCGAAATGGATACTAGAGGATGTTTTGACATTTTTGGATACAGCTGTATATGAAagaca gagcTTAACGAATGTGACAAACGATGAGGACGAGGAAGAATGTTTAAATTCATTGGATAATAGTGTTTCTCAAATTGAACCGGAAAATGAAAACATACAATTACCATCAACTTTAGAGTCTACAACAGaagttcaaaaatcaaaaatagaaACAACTGGTAcaaaacgacaaaaaaaaactgaagcaTTCATCGAAATATTGAACCAAAGAAGTGAAGAAAGAAGCCGTTTACTACAAGAGCTGACAAACCCAGAAGAAGCAGAAGACCCAATCGACGTTTTCTTCAAAAGTATAGCCCTAACAGTAAAACAGTTTTCGCCCCAACTAAAGATTAAAGCAAAAAtggaagtattaaaaataataaatgaactgGAACTTTTGAATCTTAAACCATCGAATCAGACAAGTAGTCCTTCTAATTACGAGTTTGCAGAAAATGTAAGTTCTAGGTTCCAAGAGTTACACCCGATAAATTATTCCGCCACATCACATTCTGAGCTCAATGGAAACTCATCAGCATCCAATTGGTcggaacattttcaaaatttttaa
- the LOC132935943 gene encoding uncharacterized protein LOC132935943, producing MFMATGESFHSLAFAFRISQSYISRIVKLVLKSLSNRLTPILLPTPTKDDMVEISKQFWKKWNFPNCVGAIDGKHIRIFSPEKSGSLYYNYKDFFSIVLLAIVDANCKFILVDIGSYGKESDSGIFNKSKMSEQMKNCEYFPPNCKIPNSEKILPYVYIGDEAFRLDPHMMRPYSKIESRNDCEKKIFNYRLSRARRTTENSFGLLSQVFRVFYTPIPIKPETVDHLILSACCLHNLLRDQYTLENTSEQHYYNFDPNDYPANNMVQLEHTGGYGNYEGFLVRDEFKQFFNSPQGTVPWQNYHTLRTDTS from the exons at gtTTATGGCAACTGGTGAATCTTTTCATTCCCTTGCTTTTGCCTTTCGTATTTCTCAAAGTTACATTTCACGTATTGTGAAGCTAGTTTTGAAAAGTTTAAGCAATCGATTAACacctattttattacctacaccAACAAAAGATGACATGGTAGAAATATCAAAACAGTTTTGGAAAAAGTGGAATTTTCCGAATTGTGTGGGTGCCATTGATGGTAAGCATATTCGTATATTTTCACCAGAGAAAAGTGgatcattatattacaattacaaaGATTTCTTCTCAATCGTTTTGTTGGCAATTGTTGATGCGAACTGCAAGTTCATTTTGGTTGACATAGGATCTTATGGTAAAGAGAGCGATAGTGGTATATTtaacaaatcaaaaatgtcagaacaaatgaaaaattgtgaatattttCCACCTAATTGCAAAATTCcaaattcagaaaaaatattgCCGTATGTATACATCGGTGATGAAGCATTTCGTTTGGACCCACACATGATGCGACCATACTCTAAAATAGAGTCTAGAAATgattgcgaaaaaaaaattttcaattatcgTTTGTCACGGGCAAGAAGAACGACTGAAAATAGCTTTGGACTATTAAGCCAGGTTTTTAGAGTGTTTTATACACCGATACCAATAAAACCAGAAACCGTCGACCATCTCATATTATCTGCATGCTGTCTTCATAATCTTTTACGTGACCAATATACTTTAGAGAATACATCAGAACAACACTATTACAATTTTGACCCAAATGATTATCCTGCTAATAATATGGTACAGCTTGAGCATACGGGAGGATATGGAAATTATGAAGGCTTTTTAGTAAGAGatgaatttaaacaatttttcaactcTCCGCAGGGTACAGTACCATGGCAAAATTATCATACATTAAGAACCGATACTTCGtaa
- the LOC132932954 gene encoding uncharacterized protein LOC132932954: MEEREDVEVVGVPVEGVEYVEVVGVPVDVGDDVEGVEVVEDIEFVEVLMEGVEEVEDEVVQMEVVEDEVVQMEVVEDMEFVEVQMDGGDDVEGVEVVEVQMDEVQAELEFEDMLDELQPDVDEEFRPLAVDEQPRGRAPIIDRQAGVTHPLPERHNAGALNRICTQCNARHFEGEVVGRDANRHFSTCCNNGQVTAAGQHALLPAPFLLMSLLIGDSQDSRRFRDDIRRYNNALAFAAFSCGTDDRRLRGRGPRTMCIQGQTYQRINNDVAVDRVDANYCQLYFLESAEANTRRVGMALQRNQRELSVVVMGLLDGFLRDVNPYAMAFKNMREVWLAERDLADADPAGVRPRPVTMHFVRDAARDDGRNNLPTANEVAAVFVGEGGRPPRDINLVIYDTNPINPQHRMQTIPAGSCHSDPMLYPLFFPYGEAGWHNGMLQAGNRRNNVRNRNSIRAFASYRLAVRYQGNNDQRHELFSLLHQGRFLLQMYVCDQYVRMESNNLNYIRLHQRDLLAEAYQGLMDHVNQQLHVDPMAVGRRVILPSTFTGSDRFNKMNYQDAITIVRTKGKPDLFITFTCNPRWPEITENLAAHSTASDRPDLVARVFNRKLQELIGDITVNRVFGNVGAYVYTIEFQKRGLPHAHILIILAEDCKFRTAEDVDGVVCAFLPDPAIDRRLLLALFAYLLELYNNNNTNHNTRRYVNSRYVSPPEGIWRLFSYKLHGKSHTVVRLPVHLEGRQNVYFAPGQAEERLQNQAVRSTKLTQFFALNTTDVNARQYLYQEIPTHYTWQMPRNQENVLVRNVTQWLPRRIRMANVTLARMYIVNPLDRDRFHLRLLLLNRRGPKSFQDIRTVDGVVHETFTAAAVALGLLEDDRAWRGCLTESATLDTPRQLRYLFVTILVFCEPSNPLALYEANEANMMEDFNRRLQDVDRARATCLAAIEDLLRVHRKSPGYYGLPLADPRLLEPLQDDALFRAIDAAARWAPQVDALNAEQRTMYDRVMAAVDDQREVAKTFFVDGPGGTGKTTLYGCLIWALRHRPPQREVLCVAFTGNAASLMDGGMTVHSTFGLPFGTLTEDSTSSVTMQSERAQKIRNAALIVWDEAPMSPGLRWWTACPGTSWHRNYRSAVKPCCSPATSGRYCPWSGEGHRDVAQKSRSEETTVQRILGGEAQDDDIVVPKIPLTSSGEDDLPILLRRLQFPVRLSFAMTINKSQGQTFDRVGLLLTSPVFTHGQLYVAFSRVRNAQSVRVGMYADDSGRFVTKNIVYREVL, encoded by the exons ATGGAAGAAAGAGAGGACGTGGAGGTTGTCGGCGTCCCAGTGGAGGGTGTGGAGTATGTGGAAGTCGTCGGCGTCCCAGTGGATGTGGGGGATGATGTGGAAGGAGTAGAGGTGGTGGAGGACATTGAATTTGTCGAGGTCCTGATGGAAGGTGTGGAGGAAGTGGAGGACGAGGTAGTCCAGATGGAAGTGGTAGAGGACGAGGTGGTCCAGATGGAAGTGGTGGAGGACATGGAATTTGTTGAGGTCCAGATGGACGGAGGGGATGACGTGGAAGGGGTAGAAGTGGTAGAAGTGCAGATGGACGAAGTGCAAGCGGAACTGGAGTTTGAGGACATGCTCGACGAGTTGCAGCCAGACGTCGACGAAGAG TTCCGACCACTTGCCGTGGATGAACAACCCCGAGGGCGTGCGCCAATAATTGACAGGCAGGCAGGCGTGACACACCCGCTTCCAGAGCGGCACAACGCGGGCGCGTTAAACAGAATCTGCACACAGTGTAACGCCCGCCACTTCGAAGGCGAGGTTGTGGGCCGGGATGCCAATAGGCACTTCTCCACTTGCTGTAACAACGGTCAAGTGACCGCTGCAGGACAACACGCGTTGTTGCCCGCCCCTTTTTTACTAATGAGTTTGTTGATTGGAGATTCACAGGATAGTCGTAGATTCCGAGACGACATTCGCCGGTACAACAACGCCCTGGCATTCGCTGCGTTTAGCTGTGGCACAGACGACAGGCGTTTGCGTGGGCGTGGACCGCGAACGATGTGTATCCAAGGCCAAACTTATCAGAGGATAAATAATGACGTGGCCGTTGACCGAGTAGATGCCAACTACTGTCAATTGTATTTCCTCGAGTCCGCAGAGGCCAACACCCGCCGCGTTGGGATGGCTCTGCAGAGAAATCAGCGTGAACTGTCCGTAGTTGTGATGGGACTATTGGACGGTTTTCTGCGGGACGTAAATCCGTACGCAATGGCTTTTaa GAACATGCGTGAGGTGTGGCTGGCAGAAAGAGACCTAGCCGACGCCGATCCCGCAGGTGTGCGACCTAGGCCAGTGACGATGCATTTTGTCCGAGATGCGGCCCGGGACGACGGGCGAAACAACCTGCCTACCGCAAACGAAGTTGCGGCCGTGTTCGTAGGCGAAGGGGGTCGTCCGCCAAGAGACATTAATCTGGTCATCTACGATACGAATCCAATCAACCCGCAACACAGGATGCAAACCATACCAGcgg GGTCGTGTCACTCGGATCCGATGTTGTATCCGCTGTTTTTCCCGTACGGCGAGGCCGGTTGGCATAACGGGATGTTGCAAGCGGGCAACCGACGAAACAATGTCCGTAATCGCAACAGTATCAGAGCGTTTGCGTCCTACCGTTTGGCTGTTAGATATCAGGGAAATAACGACCAAAGGCATGAActgtttagtttattacatCAAGGTCGGTTCTTGTTGCAGATGTATGTGTGCGACCAGTATGTTCGAATGGAGTCGAACAATCTGAACTACATACGTTTGCACCAGAGGGATCTCCTCGCCGAAGCGTATCAAGGGCTCATGGACCATGTGAACCAACAGCTCCACGTCGATCCCATGGCGGTCGGGCGTAGGGTCATATTGCCGTCGACGTTCACGGGTAGCGACCGATTCAACAAGATGAATTATCAAGACGCCATCACCATAGTGCGTACCAAAGGGAAACCCGACCTGTTCATAACGTTTACGTGCAATCCCAGGTGGCCAGAGATCACTGAAAACCTGGCTGCCCACAGCACGGCAAGCGACAGGCCGGACCTGGTGGCCAGAGTGTTCAACAGGAAGCTACAGGAGCTAATAGGTGACATAACTGTGAATCGTGTGTTTGGTAATGTCGGCGCTTACGTGTACACTATCGAGTTTCAGAAACGTGGTCTGCCCCATGCGCATATACTGATAATCCTGGCAGAGGACTGTAAGTTCCGCACGGCCGAGGACGTGGACGGCGTGGTTTGCGCCTTCTTGCCGGACCCCGCAATCGACAGGCGCTTACTCTTGGCGCTTTTTGCTTATttacttgaattatataataataataataccaatcacAACACCAGACG ttacgTAAACTCAAGATATGTCAGCCCACCGGAAGGCATCTGGCGGTTGTTTTCGTACAAATTGCACGGCAAAAGTCACACGGTCGTCAGACTTCCTGTCCACCTGGAGGGTCGTCAGAACGTGTACTTTGCGCCGGGCCAAGCAGAAGAACGGCTACAGAACCAAGCTGTGCGTAGTACAAAACTCACGCAGTTCTTCGCGCTCAACACAACAGACGTGAATGCTCGACAATACTTGTACCAAGAAATACCGACGCATTACACCTGGCAGATGCCACGTAATCAAGAAAACGTACTCGTAAGAAATGTCACCCAATGGTTGCCGCGGCGGATTCGGATGGCAAACGTTACGTTGGCTCGGATGTACATAGTAAACCCACTGGACCGGGACCGTTTCCACCTGAGATTGCTACTTCTGAACCGAAGAGGCCCGAAGTCCTTTCAAGACATAAGGACGGTGGACGGGGTCGTTCACGAAACATTCACGGCGGCTGCCGTTGCACTCGGATTATTGGAAGACGACCGAGCGTGGCGGGGTTGCTTGACGGAATCGGCGACGTTGGACACACCGCGGCAGCTGCGGTATCTGTTCGTCACTATACTGGTGTTCTGCGAGCCCTCAAACCCGCTGGCGTTGTACGAGGCGAACGAAGCAAACATGATGGAGGACTTCAACCGCCGTCTCCAAGATGTCGACCGCGCGAGGGCCACGTGTCTGGCGGCCATCGAGGATCTACTTCGTGTACACCGGAAATCGCCGGGCTACTACGGTCTGCCACTCGCCGACCCCCGTCTACTGGAACCGCTGCAGGACGACGCGCTGTTCCGGGCAATAGACGCGGCGGCACGGTGGGCCCCACAAGTAGACGCCTTGAACGCCGAACAGCGAACGATGTACGACCGCGTGATGGCGGCCGTCGACGACCAACGCGAGGTGGCGAAAACTTTCTTCGTCGACGGACCCGGGGGTACCGGAAAAACGACGCTGTACGGATGCCTGATATGGGCGCTTCGGCACCGACCTCCGCAGCGGGAGGTGTTGTGCGTGGCGTTCACCGGTAACGCCGCGTCGCTCATGGACGGCGGCATGACCGTACACTCGACGTTCGGACTGCCTTTCGGCACGCTGACCGAAGACTCGACGTCCAGCGTCACCATGCAGTCCGAGCGAGCGCAGAAGATACGCAACGCGGCGCTCATCGTCTGGGACGAAGCCCCAATGTCGCCGGGACTGCGGTGGTGGACCGCCTGCCCAGGGACGTCATGGCATCGGAATTACCGTTCGGCGGTAAAACCATGCTGTTCGCCGGCGACTTCAGGAAGATATTGCCCGTGGTCCGGAGAGGGACATCGTGATGTTGCTCAGAAATCTCGATCCGAGGAGACGACTGTGCAACG GATTTTGGGCGGTGAAGCACAGGACGACGACATCGTCGTGCCCAAGATACCGCTCACGTCCAGCGGTGAGGACGACCTGCCCATCTTACTGCGGCGCCTTCAATTCCCGGTGAGATTGTCGTTCGCCATGACCATCAACAAGTCGCAGGGTCAGACGTTCGACCGTGTAGGTTTGTTACTGACGTCGCCTGTGTTCACGCACGGGCAACTGTACGTGGCGTTTTCGAGGGTGAGAAACGCACAGTCCGTGAGAGTCGGCATGTACGCCGATGACAGCGGCCGATTCGTCACCAAGAACATAGTGTACAGGGAAGTTCTGTAA